The Streptomyces collinus DNA segment GCGTACATCCGGCGCGCGGCGCAGCGCCAGGGTGTGGTCCTCCTCCAGCAGGACGAGCAACTTGCCGAGCACGCGCGCACGGTGGGCGCGGTACCGGCGGTGTGCGCGAAACGCCTCGGCCGGGCGTCCCGGCGCTTCGGGCGCGCTGCGGCCGACCCGGCGGTCCATGGCACGCAGCAGCTGACGGGCGTTGTGGAAATCCCCGCGCCACAGCAACGCGGTGCCCTCACAGGCGAGTCGGTGGGCGACGGCGGCCGGCATCAGGTCGTCGGCGACGACGACCCGGCGGGGCAGGGGCAGCCCGGACTCAGAGTGCCAGCGGGCAAAACGGGGTCGAGCCTCGACCCAGTGGATCGTGGACACGGCAGACTCCTCGGAAGGTCGAACGTGAGCGAACGCGCGAAATCACGACGACCACGTCACCGAGGACCATGCCGAGTGTCATCAACTCACCTTTCGAGGCAGTGCGGTGGCAGCATTCAGAATAGGCCGACCAGCGGGAGCGTCGCGGCGGGTGGGGAGGCAGGGCCATGAACACCGAGGACAGCCGCCAGGAACCGGCCGAGCACGCCCGCTTCGCCGCCTACCTCGTCGAGCTGGAGCAGGTCGCCGACGCGGACGAGAGCGGGCTGGTCGGCGAGGTTCTCGCCGACCCGGACCCGGTGATGGCCCGGGCCGCCGTGGTGCGGCACCTCGACCGCTGTGCCGCGCGGCTCTGGTGCGAACCCGGCTGGGAGGAGTGGGGCGAGGCCATGGCCCGGGTGGTGACCGGCCATCCCTTCCTGATGCGGCGCCTCCAGGAGTGGTCCCTGTTCCGGGCGGTCGCGCTGCGGCTGCCCTGGCACCGGGACGACCTGCTCGCGTCGTCCGACTGGCTCCAGCTGAAGACGGCGGCCGGAACGAACCCCGAGGCCCTCCGGGTGCTCGCCGGGAGCGGCCGGACGAAGCGGATCCGCAACACCGCCCGGACGGGCCTCGGGCGGCGGGGCACGGGCTGAACTCCGGCGACCGGCCCGGCCTCAAGCCAGCTGACCGGCCCCGCCTCAAGCCAGCTGACCGGCCCCGTCTCAAGCCAGGCGACCGGCCCCGTCTCAGGCCACCGCCACCTCGCCCCCCGCCCTGCGCCGGATCACCAGCGCCATCAGCGCCGCCGCCGCGCACAGCGCCCCCGACGCGTACCAGACCACGTCGTACGACCCGAAGGTGTCCCGCGCGACCCCGCCCAGGAAGGCGACGACGGCCGCCCCGACCTGGTGGGAGGCGAGGACCCAGCCGAAGACGATCGCGCTGTCCTCGCCGTAGTGCTCGCGGCACAGGGCGAGGGTGGGCGGCACGGTGGCGACCCAGTCGAGGCCGTAGAAGACGATGAAGAAGATCATCGGGGGGTGGACCGCGGGGCCCAGCAGGAGCGGGAGGAACATCAGGGAGACGCCCCGCAGCGCGTAGTACACCGCCAGCAGGCGGCGCGACTCGAAGCGGTCCGTGAACCAGCCGGAGGCGATCGTGCCGACGACGTCGAAGACGCCGATGACGGCGAGCAGGGACGCGGCGGCCTGGACGGGCATGTGGTGGTCGTGGGCCGCGGGGATGAAGTGGGTCTGGATCAGTCCGTTGGTGGAGGCGCCGCAGATCGCGAAGGTGCCGGCGAGCAGCCAGAACGGGCCGGTGCGCACGGCGGACAGCAGCACGGTCACGGCCCGGCGGGCGGCACCGGGGACGGGCGGCGGCTTCGGCACGAACTCGGTGGCGCCGTACGGCTTCTGGCCCACGTCCGCGGGGTGGTCGTGCAGCAGGAGCCAGACGAACGGGACGACCGCGAGCGCGGCGAGCGCGACCGTCACGGCGGCCGGGCGCCAGTCGTACCGGTCGATGATCCAGGACAGCAGGGGCAGGAAGATCAGCTGGCCGGAGGCCGAGGCGGCGGTGAGGATGCCGCTGACCAGGCCACGCCGTTCGGTGAACCAGCGGTTGGTGACGGTCGCCGCGAAGGCCAGCGCCATGGAGCCGGAACCGAGTCCGACCAGCAGTCCCCAGTACAACATCAGCTGCCAGGCCGCGGTCATCCACACGGTGAGCCAGGAACCGGCCGCGATCACGGTCAGGGCGACCGCGACGACCCGGCGGATGCCGAAGCGGTCCATCAGGGCCGCCGCGAACGGGGCCGTCAGACCGTACAGCGCGAGGTTCACCGAGACAGCGGCGCCGATCGTGCCGCGTGACCAGTCGAACTCGGCGTGCAAAGGGTCGATGAGCAGGCCCGGCACGGACCGGAAGGCGGCGGCGCCGATGATCGTCACGAAGGTGACGGCGGCGACGAACCAGGCGCGGTGCACCCGCACACGGGTCGGCTTCGGCGGCTGCTGGACGGCCGCTGCTTCGGTTGTCTGGGTCACGACATAGAGCTTCCGACCTGCGGCGCGCTCCATCGAGTGGCCCGAAGGACAGCATTCGTTAGGATCGGGCCATGCGCCGTGAGCCGGAGTTCCGCCCGCACCGGGTCGTCGTCCTCGCCCTCGACGGCCTGCTCCCCTTCGAGCTGGGCATCCCGCACCGCATCTTCGGCCGCCCCCGGGACGCCCGGGGACGCCTGCTGTACGACGTCGTCACCTGCTCGATCCGCCCGCCGGGCCCGGTGCGGACCGACGCCGACTTCGCCATCCAGGTCGAGCACGGTCCCGAGGCCCTGGCCACCGCCGACACGGTGATCGTCCCGGCGTCGTACGAACTCGGCCCGGTCTTCGAGCAGGGCGTGCTCACCGGCGAACTGGCCGCCGCCCTCGGCCGCATCCGCCCGGGCACCCGGCTCGCGGCGATCTGCATCGGCGTCTACGTCCTCGCCGCCGCCGGTCTCCTGGACGGCCGCCCCGCCACCACGCACTGGGCCGACGCCGACCGTCTCCAGCGTCTCTTCCCGCGTGTCGAGGTCGACCCCGACGTCCTGTTCATCGACGACGGCGACGTCCTGACCTCCGCCGGCGTCGCCGCGGGCATCGACCTGTGCCTGCACATGGTGCGCCGCGACCACGGCACGGCCGTCGCGAACGAGGTGGCCCGCCGCACGGTCGTACCGCCGCACCGCAACGGCGGTCAGGCGCAGTACATCCACCGGCCCGTGCCCGACCCGCAGCAGGCGACCACGACCTCGGCCCGCGCCTGGGCCCTGGGCCGTCTCCACGAGCCGATCCAGCTGCGCGACCTGGCCGCCCGGGAGTCCATGTCGGTGCGCACCTTCACCCGCCGCTTCCGCGAGGAGACCGGCGTCAGCCCCGGCCAGTGGCTCACCCAGCAGCGCGTGGAGCGGGCCCGGCACCTCCTGGAGTCCACCGACCGCTCCGTCGACCAGGTGGCGCGGGAGGCGGGCTTCGGCACGGCCCAGTCGATGCGCCAGCATCTCCAGGCGGCCCTCGGCGTCACACCCACCGCCTACCGGCGCACCTTCCGGGCGGAGAACGACGCCGCCGCCGTCCTCAGAAGGTGAGCACGGCCCGCGCCACCCGCCCCGCCTCCGCGTCCGCCGCCGCCTTCTCGAAGTCCTCGACCGGGTAGGTCCGGCTGACCAGTTCGTCGAGCAGCAGGCGCCCCTGGCGGTACAGCCCGGCGTACAGGGCGATGTCCCGCTGGGGTCGGGAGGAGCCGTAGCGGCAGCCCAGGATGGACTTGTCGAGGTACATCGAGGAGACCCGGAAGGACGCCTCGGCCGTGGCGGGCGGGACCCCGAGCAGGATCGCCTGGCCGTGCCGGTCCAGGGCGTCGATCGCCTGCCGGATCAGCTCCACGCGGCCGACGCACTCGAAGGCGTGGTCCACGCCCGTGGGCAGCAGCTCGCGCACGCCCTCGGTGGACGTCAGGAAGTCGGTCGCGCCGAACCGGCGTGCCGCCTCCTCCTTCGCCGGGTTGGCGTCGACGGCCACGATCCGCCCGGCGCCCGCGAGCCGGGCCCCTTGGAGCACGTTCAGGCCGATGCCGCCCGTCCCGATGACCAGCACGCTGTCGCCGTGGTCCACCCTCGCCCGGTTCAGTACGGCGCCCACCCCGGTCAGCACCCCGCACCCGATGAGCGCCGCCGAGGCCGGCGGGATGTCGTCGGGGATGCGGACCGCCTGGACGGCCTTGACGACCGTGCGCTCGGCGAACGCCGAGTTGGACGCGAACTGGTGCACCGGCGAGCCGTCGTGGCGGAACGGCCGCCCCGGGCGTCCGATGGCCTGCCGGCACATGGTCGGCCGGCCCCGGTCGCACTCCGCGCACGTGCCGCAGTTCGCCAGGGTGGACAGCGCCACATGGTCACCGGGCGCGACATGGGTGACGCCCCCGCCCACCGCCTCCACGACCCCGGCCCCCTCATGGCCCAGCGCCACCGGCACGGGGAAGGGGATGGTCCCGTTCACCACCGACAGATCGCTGTGGCACAGCCCGGCCGCCGAGACCGCCACCCGCACCTCGCCCGGCCCGGGCTCGCGCACTTCCAGGTCGGTCACGACCCGGACCTGCTTCCCGTCGAAGATCACGCCTCGCATCACACGGCCCCCTTGGGCTCCCTGGGCAGGCCGAGCACGCGCTCGGCGATGATCGTGCGCTGGATCTGGTCCGAGCCGCCGTAGATCGTGTCGGCCCGGGAGAAGAGGAACAGGTGCTGTGCGGGGTCCAGTTCGTAGGGCGCCGAGGCCGACCAGTCGGCGGGGCCGACCCCTGCCGCCGCGCCCCGCACCAGCACCGCCAGCTCCCCGAGCCGCTGGTGCCAGCCCGCCCACAGCAGCTTGGCCACGCTGGGGGCACCCCCGTCACCGGAACTCCCCAGCGTGCGCAGGGCGTTCCAGCGCATCGTCCGCAACTCGGCCCACTGCCTTACGAGCCGTTCCCGTACGACGGGGTCGTGCACCGCGCCCGACGCGACGGCCGCGCGCACCACGCCCGCCAGTTCCTCGGCGAACCCGATCTGCTGGGCCAGCGTGGACACACCCCGTTCGAAGCCGAGCAGGCTCATCGCGACGCGCCAGCCCTCGCCCTCGCCGCCGACGACGTGCCCGGCGTGCGCGCCGTCGAAGAAGACCTCGTTGAAGTCGCTGGTGCCCGTCATCTGGCGGATGGGACGGACCTCGATCCGGCCGGGCTGGTCCATGGGGACGAGGAGGAAGGTCAGCCCGTGGTGCCGTACCGAGCCGGGTTCGGTCCTGGCCAGCACGAAACCCCAGTCCGCCTCGTGCGCGAGCGACGTCCAGATCTTCTGCCCGGTGACGCGGTAGGTGCGGCCGTCCGGCTCGCGCACGGCCGCGGTGCGGATCCCGGCCAGGTCCGATCCGGCACCGGGTTCGCTGTAGCCCTGGCACCAGAGTTCCTCGCCGGCGGCGATCGGCGGCAGGAACCGCGCCTTCTGCTCGTCGGTGCCGTGGGCGAGGAGCGTGGGCGCGAGCAGGTTCTCCCCGATGTGCCCCGAGCGCGGGGGTGCCGCCGACCGCGCGTACTCCTCGGCCCAGACGACCTGCTGAGTGAGGGTGGCCGTGCGGTTCCCGTAGCCGCCCTCACCCCAACCGAGCCCGATCCACCCGGCGGCACCGAGGGTACGTTCCCAGGCACGGCGGTCCGAGACGCCGTCGGCATGCACAGCGAGCCAGGCACGAGCTTCGCTGCGGAACGCGTCGTCCTCCGGCCCGAAGTCGAAGTCCATCAGGGTGCTCCTCTCGATGCCGCAGGGGCGGATTCCCCAGGGGCGCGGGGAACTGCGCGACAAGCCACAGCGCACCCGCACCCGCCGAAAAGGCCCAAGGCCCCCGAGCTACAGGACGTTGGGCCGCTCCCCTTCCCGCGCCGCCCTCTCCATCTCCCGCACGCGCTCCAGCAACGGCATCGGATCCACCCCCACCGACCCCGACAGAACCTCCGCGACCCCCTCCACGGTCCAACCGCCGGATGAATACGCCGCACGCAGCTCCCGCGGCTGCGCCCACACCGCGATCTTCGCCCCGGCCACCGTGTACACCTGCCCGGTGATCCCCTCCCGGGAGGCCGCGTCGGACAGCAGGTACACCACCAGCGCGGCGACGTCCTCCGGCTCCCCGATCTCGGCCAGTTCCATCGGTACCCCGGCCGACATCCGGGTCCGCGCGACCGGCGCCACCGCGTTCGCGGTCACCCCGTACTTGTGCAGCCCGAGCGCGGCGCTGCGCACCAGCGAGATGATCCCGCCCTTCGCCGCGCTGTAGTTGGCCTGCGACACCGACCCCTGGTGGTTGCCGCTGGTGAACCCGATCAGCGTCCCGGCCCGCTGCTTCCGCATCACTGCCGAGGCAGCCCGGAACACCGTGAACGTGCCCTTCAAATGGGTCGCGACGACCGGGTCCCACTCCTCCTCGGTCATGTTGAACAGCATCCGCTCGCGCAGGATCCCGGCCACGCAGACCACACCGTCCAGCCGCCCGTACGACGCCAGCGCCACGTCGACGACCCGCTGCCCGCCGGCCATCGTGGAGATGTCGTCGGCGACGGCCACCGCCTCCCCGCCCGCGGCCTCGATCTCCTTGACCACGGTCTGGGCGACCTCGCTCGCCGGTGACGCGCCGTCGACCGAGACGCCGTAGTCGTTGACGACGACCTTCGCGCCCTCGGCCGCCGCCGCGAGCGCGACCGCGCGGCCGATGCCCCGACCGGCTCCGGTGACGGCGACGACCTTGCCTGCCAAGAAGTTCCCCACGCCCGGCCCCTTCCCGTCCCACGGTTTCTGACGGACCGTTAGATTCTCGATTCCCGAATTCTACGACCCGTCAGATACGGGAAGACAAGCCCCGCGGAGGACTCATGTCGCTGCCGGACGCGTTCCACGACATCGCCAAGCGCGTGAACAACTGGGGCCGTTGGGGATCCGACGACGAGATCGGCACCCTGAACCTGATCACCGACGAGGTCGTCAGGCGGGCCGCGGCGACCGTCCGCACCGGCCGGCGCGTCCCCCTCGCACTGCCCCTCCAGCAGGACGGCGTGCAGACCGGCATGATCCCCGGGCGCGTCAACCCCCTGCACGCCATGGTGCAGATCAACCAGGAGATCTTCGGCCCGGGGACGGTCGCGTGCAGCGACGACGCCGTGACCATGGGCCTCCAGGCGGCCACCCACTGGGACGCCCTGTCGCACGTCTCGCACTCGGGCCGGCTCTACAACGGCCGCCCCGCCCACACCG contains these protein-coding regions:
- a CDS encoding Zn-dependent alcohol dehydrogenase, with amino-acid sequence MRGVIFDGKQVRVVTDLEVREPGPGEVRVAVSAAGLCHSDLSVVNGTIPFPVPVALGHEGAGVVEAVGGGVTHVAPGDHVALSTLANCGTCAECDRGRPTMCRQAIGRPGRPFRHDGSPVHQFASNSAFAERTVVKAVQAVRIPDDIPPASAALIGCGVLTGVGAVLNRARVDHGDSVLVIGTGGIGLNVLQGARLAGAGRIVAVDANPAKEEAARRFGATDFLTSTEGVRELLPTGVDHAFECVGRVELIRQAIDALDRHGQAILLGVPPATAEASFRVSSMYLDKSILGCRYGSSRPQRDIALYAGLYRQGRLLLDELVSRTYPVEDFEKAAADAEAGRVARAVLTF
- a CDS encoding acyl-CoA dehydrogenase family protein — its product is MDFDFGPEDDAFRSEARAWLAVHADGVSDRRAWERTLGAAGWIGLGWGEGGYGNRTATLTQQVVWAEEYARSAAPPRSGHIGENLLAPTLLAHGTDEQKARFLPPIAAGEELWCQGYSEPGAGSDLAGIRTAAVREPDGRTYRVTGQKIWTSLAHEADWGFVLARTEPGSVRHHGLTFLLVPMDQPGRIEVRPIRQMTGTSDFNEVFFDGAHAGHVVGGEGEGWRVAMSLLGFERGVSTLAQQIGFAEELAGVVRAAVASGAVHDPVVRERLVRQWAELRTMRWNALRTLGSSGDGGAPSVAKLLWAGWHQRLGELAVLVRGAAAGVGPADWSASAPYELDPAQHLFLFSRADTIYGGSDQIQRTIIAERVLGLPREPKGAV
- a CDS encoding MFS transporter, with translation MTQTTEAAAVQQPPKPTRVRVHRAWFVAAVTFVTIIGAAAFRSVPGLLIDPLHAEFDWSRGTIGAAVSVNLALYGLTAPFAAALMDRFGIRRVVAVALTVIAAGSWLTVWMTAAWQLMLYWGLLVGLGSGSMALAFAATVTNRWFTERRGLVSGILTAASASGQLIFLPLLSWIIDRYDWRPAAVTVALAALAVVPFVWLLLHDHPADVGQKPYGATEFVPKPPPVPGAARRAVTVLLSAVRTGPFWLLAGTFAICGASTNGLIQTHFIPAAHDHHMPVQAAASLLAVIGVFDVVGTIASGWFTDRFESRRLLAVYYALRGVSLMFLPLLLGPAVHPPMIFFIVFYGLDWVATVPPTLALCREHYGEDSAIVFGWVLASHQVGAAVVAFLGGVARDTFGSYDVVWYASGALCAAAALMALVIRRRAGGEVAVA
- a CDS encoding SDR family oxidoreductase; this encodes MGNFLAGKVVAVTGAGRGIGRAVALAAAAEGAKVVVNDYGVSVDGASPASEVAQTVVKEIEAAGGEAVAVADDISTMAGGQRVVDVALASYGRLDGVVCVAGILRERMLFNMTEEEWDPVVATHLKGTFTVFRAASAVMRKQRAGTLIGFTSGNHQGSVSQANYSAAKGGIISLVRSAALGLHKYGVTANAVAPVARTRMSAGVPMELAEIGEPEDVAALVVYLLSDAASREGITGQVYTVAGAKIAVWAQPRELRAAYSSGGWTVEGVAEVLSGSVGVDPMPLLERVREMERAAREGERPNVL
- a CDS encoding GlxA family transcriptional regulator, whose protein sequence is MRREPEFRPHRVVVLALDGLLPFELGIPHRIFGRPRDARGRLLYDVVTCSIRPPGPVRTDADFAIQVEHGPEALATADTVIVPASYELGPVFEQGVLTGELAAALGRIRPGTRLAAICIGVYVLAAAGLLDGRPATTHWADADRLQRLFPRVEVDPDVLFIDDGDVLTSAGVAAGIDLCLHMVRRDHGTAVANEVARRTVVPPHRNGGQAQYIHRPVPDPQQATTTSARAWALGRLHEPIQLRDLAARESMSVRTFTRRFREETGVSPGQWLTQQRVERARHLLESTDRSVDQVAREAGFGTAQSMRQHLQAALGVTPTAYRRTFRAENDAAAVLRR